Proteins encoded together in one Peribacillus asahii window:
- the spoIIR gene encoding stage II sporulation protein R — translation MKKRNLAIIYLLILTIGTIISLYIPKQETAQADTMVIPDEAIRLRILANSDREEDQAVKRLIRDEVNKDITEWVAELTSLEEARKVITSHLDDIQATAERVVAEEGLDQSVQVDFGQAEFPTKLYGQYLYPAGDYEAVIITLGEGDGANWWCVLFPPLCFLDFSNGTAVSQTPFEEEEVPAESVSVQAAETENSQVEENKTDANVEEIVEEQEEQQQIAPKTATPNQPVYDEEERQQEEPAQKVVTASQPVYDGEEEPQIVEKSLFAEIFSKVF, via the coding sequence ATGAAGAAACGAAACTTAGCTATTATATATCTATTAATCTTAACAATAGGAACAATTATTAGTTTATATATACCGAAGCAGGAAACGGCACAAGCGGATACGATGGTTATTCCGGATGAGGCGATTCGTTTGAGAATACTAGCTAATAGTGATCGGGAGGAAGATCAGGCTGTTAAACGCTTAATTCGGGATGAAGTGAATAAAGATATTACAGAATGGGTGGCGGAATTAACATCATTAGAGGAAGCAAGGAAAGTGATTACGTCACATTTAGATGATATTCAGGCAACGGCTGAGCGTGTAGTGGCTGAGGAAGGATTGGATCAGTCGGTACAAGTGGATTTTGGTCAAGCGGAATTTCCAACAAAACTGTATGGTCAATATTTATATCCAGCAGGTGATTATGAGGCTGTTATTATTACATTAGGTGAAGGGGATGGAGCGAATTGGTGGTGTGTGTTATTTCCACCGTTATGCTTTCTTGATTTTTCAAATGGGACAGCGGTAAGTCAAACTCCATTTGAAGAGGAAGAAGTACCTGCTGAATCTGTGTCTGTGCAGGCCGCTGAGACAGAAAATAGTCAAGTGGAAGAAAATAAGACTGATGCCAATGTTGAAGAAATTGTTGAAGAGCAAGAAGAACAACAGCAAATCGCGCCAAAAACGGCTACTCCTAATCAACCTGTATATGATGAGGAAGAACGACAACAAGAAGAACCGGCACAAAAAGTGGTTACTGCCAGTCAACCTGTATATGATGGAGAAGAAGAGCCGCAAATCGTAGAAAAATCTTTATTTGCAGAAATCTTTTCTAAAGTATTTTAG
- the prmC gene encoding peptide chain release factor N(5)-glutamine methyltransferase, protein MSSSVRKVYEALNWASSFLKEYSRDANAGELLLQHILQMSRSQLFASLRDELSGDAFTAFEKAVKQHAEGMPIQYIIGSEEFYGRTFLVNEEVLIPRPETEELVYHTLRKIQSMFPKDKEVHVVDVGTGSGAIAITMKLEEPRLRVTATDIASPSLQVAKRNAQALEADVQFVQGDLLQPFIEAGQQFDVLLSNPPYIPDADRMEMSEVVTEHEPHRALFAGVDGLDFYRRFMEELPSVMRISGLIGFEVGAGQGERVAELLRGAFSQAEVSVEYDINGKDRMVFARLV, encoded by the coding sequence ATGAGTAGTTCCGTGCGTAAAGTATACGAAGCCCTCAATTGGGCTTCTTCTTTTTTAAAGGAATACAGTCGTGATGCAAATGCTGGGGAGTTGTTATTGCAGCATATTTTACAAATGAGTCGCTCGCAGCTATTTGCAAGCTTGCGTGATGAATTATCGGGCGATGCATTCACTGCTTTTGAAAAAGCTGTCAAACAACATGCAGAAGGAATGCCGATTCAATATATTATAGGAAGCGAAGAGTTTTATGGACGAACGTTTTTGGTTAATGAAGAGGTACTCATTCCAAGGCCAGAAACAGAAGAGTTAGTGTATCATACGCTGCGCAAAATTCAATCGATGTTCCCTAAAGATAAAGAGGTACATGTAGTGGATGTAGGTACTGGCAGCGGAGCGATTGCCATTACCATGAAGCTTGAAGAACCGCGTCTACGAGTCACAGCGACGGATATCGCTAGTCCTTCCCTGCAAGTAGCGAAGCGGAATGCTCAAGCTTTAGAAGCGGATGTCCAATTCGTTCAGGGAGATTTATTGCAGCCCTTTATAGAAGCAGGTCAACAGTTTGATGTGTTATTGTCCAACCCGCCTTATATTCCAGATGCTGATAGGATGGAGATGTCTGAAGTGGTGACGGAGCATGAACCGCATCGTGCGCTATTTGCAGGTGTGGATGGCCTCGATTTTTATCGACGGTTTATGGAAGAACTGCCGTCTGTAATGCGTATCTCTGGATTAATTGGCTTTGAGGTTGGTGCGGGTCAAGGCGAACGTGTAGCCGAGCTTTTACGCGGTGCGTTTAGCCAGGCTGAAGTATCGGTGGAATATGATATAAACGGAAAAGATCGTATGGTATTTGCGAGGCTGGTCTAG
- the prfA gene encoding peptide chain release factor 1 encodes MFDRLQAVEDRYERLNELLSDPEVINDSKKLREYSKEQSDIQETVMTYKEYKSVKEQIQDAKAMLEEKLDADMRDMVKEELSELEEAEEQLQGKLKILLIPKDPNDDKNVIMEIRGAAGGDEAALFAGNLYRMYSRYAEMQGWKTEVIETNATGLGGFKEIIFMINGQGAYSKLKFENGAHRVQRVPETESGGRIHTSTATVVVLPETEEVEIEIHDKDIRFDTYASSGAGGQSVNTTMSAVRLTHIPTGVVVTCQDEKSQHKNREKAMKVLRARVYDKFQREAQAEYDQNRKLAVGTGDRSERIRTYNFPQNRVTDHRIGLTIQKLDQIMEGKLDEVIDALILEDQSSKLEQANE; translated from the coding sequence GTGTTTGATCGATTACAAGCAGTGGAAGATAGATATGAACGGTTAAATGAATTATTAAGTGATCCGGAAGTGATTAATGATTCGAAAAAACTTCGTGAATATTCGAAAGAGCAATCAGATATTCAAGAAACGGTTATGACATATAAAGAATATAAATCAGTAAAAGAACAAATTCAAGATGCGAAGGCGATGCTTGAAGAGAAGCTGGATGCAGATATGCGAGACATGGTAAAGGAAGAGCTTAGTGAGCTAGAGGAAGCCGAAGAACAGCTTCAAGGGAAATTGAAAATCTTACTGATTCCGAAAGACCCAAATGATGATAAAAACGTTATTATGGAAATTCGCGGTGCAGCTGGTGGAGATGAGGCTGCTTTATTCGCTGGGAACTTATACCGCATGTACAGCCGTTATGCCGAAATGCAAGGTTGGAAAACGGAAGTCATTGAGACGAATGCAACAGGTTTAGGCGGCTTTAAGGAAATTATCTTTATGATTAATGGTCAAGGGGCATACTCGAAGCTGAAGTTTGAAAATGGCGCTCATCGAGTTCAACGTGTTCCTGAAACAGAGTCAGGTGGCCGTATTCATACGTCTACCGCAACAGTAGTCGTTTTACCTGAAACAGAAGAAGTAGAAATTGAAATTCATGATAAAGATATCCGTTTTGATACATATGCATCTTCTGGTGCAGGTGGTCAAAGCGTTAATACGACGATGTCAGCCGTTCGGTTAACCCACATTCCTACAGGCGTCGTTGTTACGTGTCAAGATGAAAAATCGCAGCATAAAAACAGAGAGAAAGCGATGAAAGTATTGCGTGCTCGTGTGTATGATAAGTTTCAAAGAGAAGCTCAAGCGGAATACGATCAAAATCGAAAGCTTGCGGTTGGTACCGGAGATCGTTCGGAACGTATTCGTACGTACAATTTCCCGCAAAATCGCGTAACCGACCATCGTATTGGTTTAACGATTCAAAAGTTAGATCAAATTATGGAAGGGAAACTAGATGAAGTGATTGACGCATTAATTTTAGAAGATCAATCTTCGAAATTGGAGCAAGCTAATGAGTAG